From a region of the Laspinema palackyanum D2c genome:
- the mgtE gene encoding magnesium transporter → MNDNNTELPSVQPTTRDALRQLVRSQLQALLEQNNLPGAKALLVPVQPADIAEAIEGLPQTMQAIAFRLLSKEEAIEVYEYLDSSIQYALIEEFKRQDVLDIVDKMSPDDRARLFDELPAKVVKRILEQLSPEERQTTSLLLGYPPDSAGRMMTPEYIAVKENMTIKNALDRIRNLANVSEIIYYLYVTDAYRHLIGTISLRDLVVSEPEQRLSEITRREPVFVSTETDREEAARLIQRYDFLALPVVDSEQRLVGIITVDDVMDVVEAETTEDIYALGGVESGGENYFQTNIFTVARKRVVWLLILLITNTATSAVIRSREEILEQVVALAAFIPLLIDTGGNVGAQSSTVVIRGLNINAIRVGKAWRTIGRETIAGGLLGIMLSIAVTVWAYFLAGNLLVAISVGVSLLAITILASFAGSALPFLFYRVGFDPALMSAPFITTAVDVLGVLIYLTVAQQLLGGAA, encoded by the coding sequence ATGAACGATAATAATACTGAATTGCCATCCGTCCAGCCGACAACGCGAGACGCATTGCGCCAACTCGTGCGATCGCAATTGCAAGCGTTACTCGAACAAAATAACCTACCCGGAGCAAAAGCCTTACTGGTTCCAGTCCAACCGGCAGATATCGCCGAAGCGATTGAAGGATTACCGCAAACCATGCAGGCGATCGCCTTTCGTTTGTTATCCAAAGAAGAGGCGATCGAGGTTTATGAATATCTGGACTCTAGTATTCAATATGCCTTAATCGAAGAATTTAAACGCCAGGATGTTCTGGATATTGTCGATAAAATGTCCCCAGATGACCGCGCCCGGTTGTTTGATGAATTGCCAGCTAAAGTGGTCAAGCGCATCCTCGAACAACTCAGTCCTGAAGAACGCCAAACCACCTCTTTGCTGTTAGGCTATCCCCCGGATAGCGCCGGGAGAATGATGACCCCGGAATATATTGCGGTCAAAGAAAACATGACCATCAAAAATGCCTTAGACCGAATTAGGAACTTAGCCAATGTCAGCGAAATCATTTATTATCTTTACGTCACCGATGCCTATCGGCACTTAATCGGCACGATTTCTCTGCGGGATTTAGTTGTCTCAGAACCGGAACAACGGTTATCAGAAATTACCCGGCGAGAACCCGTCTTTGTTTCCACGGAAACCGATCGCGAAGAAGCCGCACGATTAATTCAGCGCTATGATTTTCTAGCCTTACCTGTTGTTGATAGCGAACAGCGTCTTGTGGGCATTATCACCGTGGATGATGTCATGGATGTGGTGGAAGCTGAAACCACGGAAGATATTTATGCCCTCGGTGGGGTGGAAAGCGGGGGAGAAAACTATTTTCAAACCAATATATTCACCGTGGCACGCAAGCGTGTAGTTTGGTTGTTGATTTTATTAATTACCAATACCGCCACCTCGGCAGTGATTCGGTCCCGAGAAGAGATTCTCGAACAAGTTGTTGCTCTTGCGGCTTTTATTCCCTTACTCATTGATACGGGGGGGAACGTGGGTGCACAGTCCTCCACCGTGGTAATTCGCGGATTAAATATCAATGCGATTCGGGTAGGAAAAGCCTGGAGGACGATCGGACGGGAGACGATCGCCGGGGGACTCTTAGGGATCATGCTGTCCATTGCCGTCACCGTTTGGGCTTATTTCTTGGCGGGAAATCTGCTGGTTGCTATCTCGGTTGGCGTGAGTTTGCTGGCAATTACCATCCTCGCCTCCTTCGCCGGATCTGCCCTGCCGTTTTTATTCTATCGGGTGGGATTTGACCCAGCCTTAATGTCAGCGCCCTTTATTACCACCGCTGTGGATGTCCTAGGGGTGCTAATTTATTTAACGGTGGCACAGCAGCTTTTGGGAGGTGCGGCGTGA